A DNA window from Candidatus Syntrophoarchaeum caldarius contains the following coding sequences:
- a CDS encoding replication protein C has product MLTTDLKTETGAWVEKYRPVTLAEVVGNDKAKGELIRWAESWREGKPEKRATILYGSAGVGKTSAAYALAHDFGWEVIELNASDQRTATVIKKVAGLASRSRGLFEGGLRLIILDEADNIHGTADFGGSRELLKIVRTTQNPIILTANDLYGIPRALKVECETIQFRAIRKTAIVAQLRRICKNEGITCDELALKELAEGKNDLRSAINDLQAIAEGKERITVEDLATGIRDKRNSIFNFLSSLFREGDIEDVYKASFEIDETPEALIHWIDENLPRQFPKELLVYGMDWLSKSDRFLGRVKKRQNYRFWRYASFLMICGTILTHTGSGKFNRTFTRYQPPSHFRRISASRGRKKEEIELGLKIAKATHTSETYSRQKLIPLLRLIFTDREKAAAVTAAFGLDQNDLLLIFGSKGKREAKEVLKLSKAISARKAPSSEISDMPSPEPAPASTKTGEKKKESSSGQKTLFDFG; this is encoded by the coding sequence ATGCTTACAACAGATTTAAAGACTGAAACCGGCGCATGGGTGGAGAAGTACCGCCCGGTGACGCTTGCTGAAGTGGTTGGTAACGATAAGGCGAAGGGAGAACTTATCAGATGGGCAGAGAGCTGGAGAGAGGGAAAACCTGAGAAACGGGCAACTATACTATACGGGAGCGCTGGGGTTGGTAAGACATCGGCGGCATACGCACTCGCTCACGATTTTGGATGGGAAGTTATCGAACTTAATGCATCAGACCAGCGGACTGCAACGGTCATCAAGAAGGTTGCAGGACTTGCATCAAGATCCAGGGGGCTTTTTGAGGGAGGATTGAGACTCATAATCCTTGATGAAGCGGATAACATACATGGTACTGCGGATTTTGGTGGGTCAAGGGAACTTCTGAAGATCGTTCGCACCACGCAAAATCCGATAATTCTGACTGCAAACGACCTCTATGGGATTCCCAGAGCCCTCAAGGTAGAGTGTGAAACAATACAGTTTAGAGCGATCAGAAAAACAGCAATCGTGGCACAGCTCAGGCGAATCTGCAAAAATGAAGGGATAACGTGTGATGAACTTGCATTGAAGGAGCTCGCTGAGGGAAAAAACGATTTGAGATCTGCAATAAATGATTTACAGGCGATTGCAGAAGGGAAAGAGAGAATCACCGTGGAAGATCTCGCAACTGGCATTCGTGATAAGCGTAATTCAATATTCAATTTCCTGTCATCACTATTCAGAGAGGGAGATATAGAAGATGTCTATAAAGCATCCTTTGAGATCGATGAGACTCCAGAAGCGCTCATTCACTGGATCGATGAGAATCTACCACGACAATTTCCAAAAGAACTACTCGTTTATGGCATGGATTGGTTATCAAAGAGTGATCGTTTTCTTGGAAGAGTAAAAAAACGACAAAACTATCGCTTCTGGAGGTATGCAAGTTTTTTGATGATCTGTGGGACGATCCTGACACATACTGGATCGGGAAAGTTCAACCGCACTTTTACCCGATACCAGCCACCATCTCATTTCAGAAGGATTTCAGCGTCAAGGGGCAGAAAAAAGGAGGAGATTGAGCTTGGATTGAAGATTGCGAAAGCCACACACACGTCGGAAACCTACAGCAGGCAGAAGCTGATCCCACTTCTCAGACTTATCTTCACAGACCGTGAAAAAGCAGCAGCGGTCACAGCGGCATTTGGGCTTGATCAGAACGATCTTCTGCTGATTTTCGGCAGTAAAGGAAAACGAGAGGCAAAGGAGGTTCTGAAACTTTCAAAGGCCATCTCTGCCAGAAAAGCGCCCAGCAGCGAAATTTCGGATATGCCATCACCTGAGCCTGCACCCGCATCTACTAAGACCGGTGAAAAAAAGAAAGAGAGTTCTTCTGGTCAGAAGACGTTATTCGACTTTGGGTGA
- a CDS encoding 3,4-dihydroxy-2-butanone 4-phosphate synthase, with protein sequence MYRIERAKNALKEGKPILIYDSDNREGETDIVYPATTITPADLFRLRSDGGGLICVAIHPDSADRLGLPFMVDVLQVYSSYSNGGRGKNKFDTVTEKIGDIPYDRKSSFSIWVNHRETFTGITDNDRALTIRKLGEIVKRSMNGNGVNFGDEFRSPGHVAILRAARGLVSERVGQTELSIVMAIMAGITPSMAICEMLDHRTGKALSKKDAIEYGRLNDMPFLEGSEIIDAYNRFKD encoded by the coding sequence ATGTATAGAATAGAGCGTGCGAAAAATGCACTCAAAGAAGGTAAACCAATCCTGATCTATGACTCAGACAATAGAGAGGGGGAGACCGATATTGTATACCCTGCAACTACGATCACACCAGCAGACCTCTTCAGGTTGCGAAGTGATGGGGGAGGCTTGATCTGTGTTGCAATCCACCCTGATTCAGCAGATCGACTTGGGCTCCCGTTTATGGTAGATGTCCTTCAGGTGTACTCATCATATAGCAATGGTGGCCGTGGGAAGAACAAATTTGATACAGTAACCGAGAAGATCGGCGATATCCCTTATGACCGAAAGTCATCCTTCTCGATATGGGTGAATCATCGCGAAACGTTCACAGGGATTACAGACAACGATCGGGCATTGACGATCAGAAAACTTGGTGAGATCGTGAAACGATCGATGAACGGCAACGGTGTGAACTTCGGCGATGAATTTCGTTCGCCTGGTCATGTTGCGATTCTCAGGGCCGCAAGAGGGCTTGTCTCTGAACGAGTTGGGCAGACTGAGCTATCGATTGTGATGGCAATTATGGCTGGCATCACACCTTCAATGGCAATATGTGAGATGCTCGACCATCGGACCGGTAAGGCACTATCAAAAAAAGATGCGATCGAGTATGGCAGACTGAACGACATGCCATTTCTTGAAGGCTCAGAGATAATAGATGCTTACAACAGATTTAAAGACTGA
- a CDS encoding transcriptional regulator of a riboflavin/FAD biosynthetic operon — protein sequence MTDTESLKQLALMGGINAPIKVSSHEFSEKLRSSPQTASRRLQELDEAGYISRTIQGNGQWMTITDLGVELLRNEYYAYQKIFEGNEDAIELIGTVMTGLGEGQYYIAQDGYMKQFSEKLGFQPFPGTLNLNLTKESTTLRKKLDNRKGIPISGFKAENRTFGGGRCFLGEIKGIKSAVIIPDRTHYPEDIVEILAPVNLRKSLSVKDGDEIRMKVFI from the coding sequence ATGACAGATACAGAATCACTGAAACAGCTTGCATTGATGGGTGGCATAAACGCACCGATAAAGGTCTCATCCCATGAGTTTTCTGAGAAACTCCGTTCAAGTCCACAAACTGCTTCAAGGAGGCTACAGGAGCTTGATGAAGCGGGATATATCTCTCGAACGATACAGGGAAATGGACAGTGGATGACAATAACAGATCTTGGTGTTGAACTTCTGAGGAATGAATATTATGCATATCAGAAGATATTTGAGGGAAACGAGGACGCGATTGAGTTGATAGGTACCGTCATGACCGGGTTGGGCGAGGGACAGTATTACATTGCACAGGATGGCTATATGAAACAATTCAGTGAGAAACTCGGATTTCAACCATTTCCAGGAACATTGAACCTGAACCTGACAAAAGAGAGCACAACACTCAGAAAAAAGCTTGACAACCGTAAAGGCATACCTATTTCAGGTTTTAAGGCTGAAAATCGGACTTTCGGTGGAGGACGGTGCTTTCTTGGTGAGATCAAAGGCATAAAATCTGCTGTGATAATACCCGATCGTACGCACTATCCAGAAGATATCGTCGAGATCCTTGCACCGGTAAATCTGAGAAAAAGCCTGTCGGTCAAAGATGGGGATGAAATCAGGATGAAGGTGTTTATATGA
- a CDS encoding methyl coenzyme M reductase system component A2: protein MRVIDIENVTVELGGKTVVDGVTLGVDEEDVIGLVGESGCGKTALLHAAYGVEGYEPVSGDVIYHVKICTNERCNEAHIPSHEGGCRKCGSPVEAKDVNLWKPENESDALAVKNRTSIMLQRSFSLYSMRSTFENIVEALVTIRYPVELRRERAMELINLVGLAHRTTHIARDLSGGEKQRLVLIRQIAMEPIVLFLDEPSGTLDPITAEYIYGVLGKLVKETKVTVLLASHLPKFTGLAVQTLGLMEAGKILQVGEPAEIAERFMAKVPPKYESKVTIGDPIIEIRDLKKYYYTVDRGIIKAVDGVNITIRERSIHGLLGFSGSGKTTLVKIMMGDPSITGYDGTCRVRANGEWIDMHPSNRGGRGKALAMMSTSYQEYDMTAFKTVWQELRGVLPELSDEEAKERIYEVLRLLEFDDDHIAEMLDRDTDALSEGEKQRMLVGFALLTKPKIAYLDEPSGTLDPISMRKLANGVLRARDELGTTFVIITHDIDFAADVCDYMDTMELGKVIYSGNEPEKAIEAMRAASNVKLEQVVDKKTLEEWILKTSFKYMRKA, encoded by the coding sequence ATGAGAGTTATTGATATAGAAAATGTAACTGTAGAACTTGGCGGTAAGACAGTTGTTGATGGTGTAACACTTGGTGTAGATGAAGAAGATGTTATTGGGCTGGTAGGAGAGAGTGGTTGTGGAAAGACCGCATTGCTCCATGCAGCATATGGTGTTGAGGGTTATGAGCCCGTGAGTGGGGACGTAATCTATCATGTGAAGATCTGCACCAACGAGCGGTGCAATGAGGCTCACATACCAAGCCATGAGGGTGGATGTAGAAAGTGCGGTTCACCCGTTGAGGCGAAGGACGTAAACCTCTGGAAACCTGAAAACGAAAGCGATGCACTTGCTGTAAAAAACAGAACATCCATTATGCTTCAGCGTTCTTTCTCACTCTACTCGATGCGTTCAACATTTGAGAACATCGTCGAAGCGCTTGTTACGATCAGGTATCCTGTTGAGCTGAGAAGAGAGCGTGCGATGGAGCTTATCAACCTCGTGGGCCTTGCACACAGAACAACCCACATCGCAAGGGATCTAAGCGGCGGTGAGAAGCAGCGACTTGTTCTGATAAGACAGATCGCAATGGAACCAATAGTTTTGTTCCTTGATGAGCCGTCGGGAACCCTTGACCCGATTACAGCAGAGTACATCTACGGCGTGCTTGGAAAGCTTGTGAAGGAAACAAAGGTCACAGTGCTTCTGGCATCACATCTTCCGAAGTTCACAGGGCTTGCAGTGCAGACACTGGGATTAATGGAAGCAGGGAAGATCCTGCAGGTTGGAGAGCCAGCTGAGATCGCAGAACGGTTTATGGCAAAGGTCCCACCAAAGTACGAGTCAAAAGTCACCATTGGAGATCCAATTATTGAGATCAGAGACCTCAAGAAGTACTACTACACCGTGGACAGAGGTATAATAAAAGCAGTTGATGGTGTCAATATTACCATTCGCGAGCGGTCGATTCACGGGCTTCTCGGATTCAGTGGTTCTGGAAAAACAACCCTTGTGAAGATTATGATGGGGGATCCAAGTATCACAGGATATGATGGTACCTGCCGGGTAAGGGCCAATGGAGAATGGATCGATATGCATCCAAGTAACCGTGGTGGACGAGGTAAGGCACTTGCGATGATGAGCACATCCTACCAGGAGTATGACATGACCGCGTTCAAGACGGTATGGCAGGAACTCAGAGGTGTGCTGCCTGAGCTCAGTGATGAAGAGGCAAAAGAAAGGATATATGAGGTTTTACGGTTACTTGAGTTCGATGATGACCACATTGCGGAAATGCTGGATCGAGATACGGACGCACTCAGTGAGGGTGAGAAGCAGCGGATGCTTGTTGGTTTTGCCCTGCTAACAAAGCCAAAGATCGCATATCTGGATGAGCCATCAGGAACACTCGATCCAATATCGATGCGGAAGCTGGCAAACGGTGTGCTGAGGGCACGAGATGAACTGGGAACGACGTTCGTCATCATCACCCATGATATTGACTTCGCCGCTGACGTCTGTGACTATATGGACACAATGGAACTTGGTAAGGTCATATACAGTGGAAATGAACCAGAGAAGGCGATTGAGGCGATGCGAGCTGCCTCAAATGTCAAACTGGAACAGGTTGTTGACAAGAAAACACTTGAAGAGTGGATCCTGAAGACATCCTTCAAGTACATGAGGAAGGCATAA
- a CDS encoding Phosphoribosylformylglycinamidine synthase I gives MKTLRVCILRIEGTNCEAEMFSAFKGAGMDPELVHLKQLTGDALPRRALEDYDCLMIPGGFSSGDYVRAGAIFAARMKCKLRESILNFLDGGGLIGGVCNGFQVLVELGLLPGFDDLISDEPQMALHINDSNRFECRLSFLRHELEEGTSPFTSRIKKGAILRIPSAHAEGKVVFPEEFQKEYLEKMRNNNQIIFRYVNPDGGDATHPWNPNGSVEDIAAISNPKGNVFGMMPHPERVFNACNDPMVKRGELKEYGDGRAIFDSIFEYLSTYRSKQLF, from the coding sequence ATGAAAACGTTACGGGTATGTATCCTGAGAATTGAGGGTACAAATTGCGAGGCAGAGATGTTTTCTGCTTTTAAAGGTGCGGGTATGGATCCTGAGCTGGTTCACCTCAAACAGCTTACAGGTGATGCACTACCGAGAAGGGCGCTGGAAGATTACGACTGCTTGATGATACCAGGCGGCTTTTCAAGTGGGGATTATGTGCGTGCAGGCGCAATCTTTGCCGCAAGGATGAAATGCAAGCTGCGCGAAAGTATCCTGAACTTTCTTGATGGAGGCGGACTCATCGGAGGGGTATGCAATGGTTTTCAGGTGCTTGTTGAACTTGGGCTTCTACCAGGGTTTGATGACCTGATCTCCGACGAACCGCAGATGGCACTTCATATCAATGATTCAAATAGATTTGAGTGCAGACTGAGCTTTTTGCGGCATGAGCTTGAGGAAGGTACCTCTCCTTTCACATCCAGGATCAAGAAGGGCGCTATATTGCGGATTCCGTCAGCTCATGCAGAGGGAAAGGTCGTATTTCCAGAAGAGTTTCAGAAGGAATATCTGGAAAAGATGAGGAATAACAACCAGATCATATTCCGATATGTTAACCCCGACGGAGGAGATGCCACACACCCGTGGAATCCGAATGGTTCTGTGGAGGATATCGCGGCGATTTCAAACCCGAAAGGAAATGTATTTGGCATGATGCCACACCCTGAACGGGTCTTCAACGCCTGCAATGATCCAATGGTAAAGCGGGGTGAATTGAAGGAGTATGGAGATGGCAGAGCGATCTTTGATTCGATATTCGAATATCTATCCACATATAGATCAAAACAGCTTTTTTAA
- a CDS encoding phenylalanyl-tRNA synthetase subunit alpha, with the protein MADERLTSRERTILKIFIDSNSLFEDELLELSPLMREQTLRSVILLEEKGFLEVNEHKWDRYLLTEEGKLYLEKGLPERQILEYLLKEGSTPIKTIRDVFSPELAGIALGWLKKKKWAKIDKGVLVAEGDVEKGVDERILELINTADPTSDELTHAKSEIEILKNRGLIEIEPHRRRRISITAKGIAWAEQNRDLIEREVKEITRITPELIRNGGWRDGFILPYDISVSAKRIYPAKIHPYQRILDRIRRTFIEMGFVEIKGEIIQSSFWNFDALFQPQDHPAREMQDTFYLDLKAELPEKFVEKVKAVHENGGDTGSKGWGGVWQEEVAKQKVLRTHTTSITIKYLADHPEPPAKVFCIDRVYRRETMDATHTPEFEQLEGIVMDEGVSFANLLGCLSTFYHLMGFEDVRFRPGYFPYTEPSVEAEVYVEGRGWIELGGAGVFREEVTKPFGIDVPVLAWGLGISRLAMIILGLDDLRKLYHSDIRWLKETAVCEINKF; encoded by the coding sequence ATGGCAGACGAGAGACTAACATCACGTGAGCGGACAATTTTAAAGATTTTTATTGATTCAAATTCTCTTTTCGAAGATGAACTCCTGGAGCTCTCGCCACTCATGCGGGAACAGACGTTGAGATCTGTGATCTTACTCGAAGAGAAAGGTTTTCTTGAGGTAAATGAACATAAGTGGGATAGATACCTGTTGACCGAGGAGGGTAAGCTATATTTAGAAAAAGGATTGCCCGAGCGTCAGATTCTTGAATATTTACTAAAAGAAGGTAGTACACCGATAAAAACGATCAGAGATGTTTTTTCACCTGAGCTTGCGGGTATCGCACTTGGGTGGCTAAAGAAGAAGAAGTGGGCAAAGATCGATAAAGGTGTCCTTGTGGCAGAGGGTGATGTTGAGAAGGGAGTGGATGAACGCATTCTCGAACTGATAAATACCGCTGATCCAACATCCGATGAGTTAACTCATGCAAAAAGTGAGATCGAGATCCTGAAGAATCGTGGGCTTATTGAGATAGAACCACACCGAAGGCGGCGTATCTCGATAACAGCGAAAGGTATTGCATGGGCAGAACAGAACCGTGATCTGATTGAACGTGAGGTTAAGGAGATTACGCGGATTACACCTGAGCTTATCAGAAATGGGGGGTGGCGGGATGGCTTTATTCTACCCTATGATATCTCTGTCAGCGCAAAAAGGATTTATCCTGCAAAGATTCATCCCTACCAGCGGATACTTGATAGGATACGAAGAACATTCATCGAGATGGGTTTTGTCGAGATCAAGGGTGAGATTATCCAGAGTTCGTTCTGGAACTTTGATGCCCTCTTCCAGCCACAGGATCATCCAGCACGGGAGATGCAGGATACATTTTATCTTGATCTGAAGGCTGAGCTTCCTGAAAAGTTCGTTGAGAAGGTGAAAGCAGTCCATGAGAACGGTGGTGATACGGGTTCAAAGGGCTGGGGTGGAGTTTGGCAGGAGGAGGTTGCAAAACAGAAAGTTTTGAGAACCCATACAACCTCGATCACAATAAAATACCTCGCAGATCACCCAGAGCCGCCTGCAAAGGTTTTCTGTATCGATCGGGTTTATCGAAGAGAGACGATGGATGCAACGCACACGCCTGAGTTTGAACAGCTTGAAGGGATCGTGATGGATGAAGGCGTATCGTTTGCAAATCTTCTGGGCTGCCTCTCCACGTTCTACCACCTTATGGGTTTTGAGGATGTCAGGTTCAGACCGGGTTACTTCCCTTACACCGAACCATCTGTTGAGGCAGAGGTTTATGTGGAAGGTAGGGGGTGGATCGAGCTTGGAGGTGCGGGTGTCTTCAGAGAAGAGGTTACAAAACCGTTCGGGATCGATGTACCGGTGCTTGCATGGGGACTTGGAATATCGCGGCTCGCGATGATCATTCTTGGGCTTGATGATCTCAGAAAGTTATACCATTCTGATATACGCTGGCTCAAAGAGACGGCGGTGTGCGAGATAAACAAGTTTTAA
- a CDS encoding fructose-bisphosphate aldolase yields MEELIKYGRKMVISGLVDSHFGNVSKRIGDRMQISTTGSMLDELEGEIISVPIDPSIPDEMDVIASSEVNLHRKVYEKTSALAILHGHSRYAVALSMIYGKGNLIVPEDSESLYLLHEIPVVGGGVGSDELAEAVADALKDHKAAIAEGHGTFARGSTVDEAFVILSSVEHACCVKYLVDTGKKGPAGF; encoded by the coding sequence ATGGAAGAACTGATCAAGTACGGCCGTAAAATGGTTATATCCGGGCTTGTTGACTCTCATTTTGGAAATGTCAGCAAGCGCATCGGGGATCGGATGCAGATTAGCACAACAGGGAGTATGCTCGATGAGCTTGAGGGTGAGATCATATCTGTACCGATCGATCCGTCTATCCCTGATGAGATGGATGTGATCGCATCGAGCGAGGTGAACCTGCACAGAAAAGTCTATGAGAAGACATCGGCCCTTGCGATACTGCATGGACACTCAAGGTATGCGGTCGCACTCTCGATGATCTATGGCAAAGGAAACCTGATCGTTCCTGAGGATTCTGAGAGTCTATATCTCCTGCACGAGATTCCTGTTGTTGGTGGCGGTGTTGGCTCAGATGAGCTTGCAGAGGCAGTTGCCGATGCACTCAAGGATCATAAAGCTGCTATCGCAGAAGGACATGGGACATTTGCGCGGGGTTCAACCGTTGATGAGGCTTTTGTTATTCTCTCATCTGTTGAACATGCCTGCTGTGTCAAGTACCTTGTAGATACTGGAAAGAAAGGGCCTGCAGGTTTTTAG
- a CDS encoding membrane protein involved in the export of O-antigen and teichoic acid, whose product MCTSFFLSVLNITAIYSTELINNAGHITYEGDYSHLSTVQRVAKNTGIVILGEIVCKIIALFTVIYLARYLQPVEFGKYSFVFAYLAFFGEITDLGLKKILVREIARDGSMTSKLIGNARIIKLSLSTFAITLAIIIISFMSYPSDTTTYVYIASFTLLFISFSDLYTTIFQANLQMEYSIIARVVYRIFYAILIFWIIFSHGSLMQVVVAMVLSEVLKSSVNFLFSRKFVKPKFTIDFKLCGYLLKESLPLALLGFTWVIYHKTDIIMLSMLRGDASVGLYSAAFQLIEPLGFIGSALMISVFPLMSNYFVSSKEKLIKSYKFSVKYLLIIAFPVVIGISLLADKVIFLVYGPSFSDSTAALRLLIWAFIFISTNSVLMNLLISINQQKLTALSAGICAIVNVILNLILIPQLSYTGAAIATVVTNAVLFMLNFYFVSKHLLVLPVHKILVKPVIGVLVMGGFIYCLENLSLFLLVPLSAGVYLVILLILRTFSDEDWNMVKKLINKG is encoded by the coding sequence TTGTGCACATCATTTTTTTTGAGTGTCCTGAACATCACTGCTATATATTCCACTGAGCTAATTAATAACGCAGGTCATATTACGTATGAGGGGGATTATTCACACTTGAGCACTGTACAAAGAGTTGCAAAGAACACGGGCATTGTCATACTCGGGGAGATTGTCTGCAAAATAATAGCTTTATTCACTGTTATATATCTTGCAAGGTATCTTCAACCGGTTGAATTTGGTAAATACAGCTTTGTTTTTGCATATCTTGCTTTTTTTGGTGAAATAACTGATTTGGGTCTTAAAAAAATTCTTGTTCGAGAAATAGCCCGTGATGGGTCAATGACATCAAAGTTAATTGGAAATGCACGTATTATAAAATTATCATTAAGTACTTTTGCCATTACACTGGCGATAATTATAATATCTTTTATGTCATACCCATCAGACACAACAACTTATGTTTATATAGCATCATTCACGCTCTTGTTTATCTCTTTCAGTGATCTATACACCACAATATTCCAGGCGAACCTCCAGATGGAATATAGCATAATTGCAAGAGTGGTTTACAGGATTTTTTATGCAATTTTAATATTCTGGATTATTTTTTCACATGGCTCACTTATGCAGGTCGTAGTTGCAATGGTGCTTTCCGAAGTGCTCAAATCATCGGTTAATTTTTTATTCTCCAGGAAATTCGTCAAACCAAAGTTCACCATTGATTTCAAACTATGTGGATATCTGCTGAAAGAATCATTACCACTCGCACTTCTGGGTTTTACATGGGTGATATATCACAAAACAGATATAATAATGCTTTCAATGCTGAGAGGTGATGCTTCAGTTGGCTTATATTCTGCGGCATTCCAATTAATTGAACCTTTGGGTTTCATCGGTTCAGCGCTCATGATATCTGTCTTTCCGTTAATGTCTAACTACTTTGTAAGTTCGAAAGAAAAATTAATCAAAAGTTATAAGTTTAGCGTTAAGTATCTTCTGATCATCGCTTTTCCGGTGGTTATAGGCATATCACTCCTCGCAGATAAAGTAATCTTTCTGGTTTACGGCCCCTCTTTTAGTGATTCAACCGCAGCGCTTCGGTTATTGATCTGGGCATTTATATTTATTTCGACCAATTCAGTTTTGATGAATCTTCTGATTTCAATAAATCAGCAAAAATTAACTGCGCTGAGTGCAGGTATATGTGCTATTGTAAATGTGATCCTCAATCTAATCTTAATTCCACAATTAAGCTATACCGGGGCAGCGATTGCAACGGTAGTTACAAATGCTGTGCTTTTCATGTTAAATTTCTATTTTGTTTCTAAACATTTACTCGTACTTCCTGTGCATAAAATACTGGTAAAACCCGTGATTGGTGTACTGGTTATGGGTGGTTTTATTTACTGTCTTGAAAATCTAAGTCTGTTCCTGTTGGTTCCTCTATCGGCTGGAGTGTATTTAGTAATACTTTTGATTCTGAGAACCTTTTCAGATGAGGATTGGAATATGGTTAAGAAGCTGATTAACAAGGGTTAA
- a CDS encoding glycosyl transferase family 1: MLTYLGEESGVYTHAKNIATQITKSPDVDLHIISIGDENIITNQFGATIHFIKRANFRGATYFYYPLLFKKKIIEINPDIVHIQGYARYYYIAVSLLKRYPFILTLHSNLTEELEYRLPQSLKRYVSLKTEPYLEKRLVRKAEQVIVPSPHMVEFHVDMKDKMCVIPNGVAVEKIQNSVLMQRDMAHPSILFVGRLEKIKGVDILIKSISFVVSSIPNVHLYIAGIGEEEGELKHLVKKLDIEENVTFLGFVSEDDKWSYYKSTDLCVVPSLEEPFGIVLLEAMACGKPVVASNVGGIPYIVEDGETGLLFECGNIEDLAERVTALLEDKELRKKMGEAGYEKAKEFSWSNIADRTLELYRVVLSEVQVK, encoded by the coding sequence ATGCTAACATATCTGGGAGAGGAAAGCGGCGTTTACACACATGCAAAGAATATAGCAACACAAATCACCAAAAGTCCTGATGTTGACCTGCATATAATATCAATAGGGGATGAAAATATTATAACAAACCAGTTTGGAGCTACCATACATTTCATAAAAAGAGCAAATTTTAGAGGTGCAACCTATTTTTATTATCCCTTGTTATTTAAGAAGAAGATAATAGAGATAAATCCAGATATTGTACATATTCAGGGATATGCGAGATACTATTACATAGCAGTCTCGTTATTGAAGAGATATCCCTTCATATTAACCCTCCATTCGAATCTTACTGAAGAACTTGAGTATCGTTTACCGCAATCGTTAAAAAGGTATGTATCATTAAAAACCGAGCCATACCTCGAAAAACGACTGGTGAGAAAAGCAGAGCAGGTCATTGTCCCATCTCCACATATGGTGGAGTTCCATGTTGATATGAAAGATAAAATGTGTGTGATTCCGAATGGTGTGGCTGTTGAGAAAATCCAAAACAGCGTCCTGATGCAAAGAGATATGGCACACCCATCCATTCTTTTTGTTGGACGACTTGAAAAAATAAAAGGTGTTGATATATTAATAAAATCAATTTCATTTGTCGTGAGTTCAATACCCAATGTTCACCTGTATATCGCAGGAATCGGAGAAGAAGAGGGTGAATTAAAACACCTTGTAAAAAAATTGGATATAGAAGAGAACGTAACATTCTTAGGTTTTGTCTCAGAAGATGATAAGTGGTCATATTATAAGTCCACTGATTTGTGTGTAGTACCGTCCTTAGAGGAGCCTTTTGGTATAGTGTTATTGGAGGCAATGGCATGTGGCAAACCAGTGGTTGCATCAAATGTTGGGGGGATACCCTACATAGTCGAAGATGGGGAGACCGGGTTATTGTTCGAATGTGGTAATATAGAAGATCTGGCAGAAAGAGTAACCGCTCTTTTAGAGGATAAAGAACTGCGGAAAAAAATGGGAGAAGCGGGATATGAAAAAGCAAAGGAATTTTCATGGAGTAATATCGCTGATAGGACGCTTGAATTGTACAGAGTGGTATTATCGGAAGTACAGGTAAAATAG